The genomic interval CAAAGTAAATATTATCTATCGTTTTAGTCGACAATAATACGTTTACTTTTTTATAACTGCAAGATTTTTTATTTTTTTCTTTATCAGTTTATAGTGGTTAGTCCCATCGTACAGAGGAGTTTGGGGGAAAGCGACTAAAGTTGATCGTTTCTTAACAATTTTCTGATATTTAGGGAGTTTAGTGGTATCTTTTTTGAAGGTATTTGATTGTGATAACATTAGAAAATAAGACATTAAACAAAGTGCGAACGCCTATTGCTTTGAAGGGAACGTTCGCCGATGCAGTAAAGTTTATGCCCCTTCCGAAGCCAACTGGCGAAGCACCGTTCCGACTCGATATTAATGAGGTGATGAACACTTCTAATACTTCTATTGATCAAGAGATGTCTTTCCATGTTGTAGGTGATTCAGGAAGCGCGAAAGATTTAAGTTTTCAACGTCTATTGGCTCAACAGCTAATCAAACAGAGTCGTGACATGGACGTGAAAAGTCGACCTCAATTCCTTTATCACCTCGGTGATATTGTCTATGATCACGGCGAAGCACATGAATATGCAGCCCAGTTTTTTCAACCCTTTGAAAATTATCCAGGACCCATTTTCTCAATTCCGGGCAACCACGACGCCGAAATTAATCCTCTCTGTGAAACACCTTATGAGAGTCTGGATGCTTATTTGCAAGTTTTCTGTTCGGAAGAACCTGCGTATATTCCTTTCTCGAACGGTAGTTCTCGTAAGAGTATGATTCAGCCGAACGTTTATTGGACTTTAAACACCCCATTGGCTACGATTATCGGTTTGTATGGCAATGTGGCGAAGTTTGGAGTCATCAAACCGGATCAGCGAGCGTGGTTTATTCAGGAATTGAAAAATGTGGCAGATGAAAAGGGGGAGCGAGCACTGATCGTTTGTGTTCATCAGTCGCCCTTTTCGGCAGATACAAATCATGGATCCAGCTTAGCAATGATTGACTTTTTGGAAGAGGCCTATTGGGAGGCTGGGGTTCGACCGGATCTTGTCTTAAGTGGGCATGTTCATAATTATCAGCGTTTTATGAAGCAGTATCCGGACGGAGACAGGGTGCCTTATATTGTTGCAGGTGCTGGTGGATATACCATCCTGCATGATATAGCTACCTATGAGAATCCGAATATCGAAATGGATTCCGACCGTTTTGACGGCGTCGTTTTGAAACGTTATTGTACAAAACAGTATGGTTTTCTGAAGCTTAAAATTAAAAAAGTCGACGGGGTACTACGACTGGTTGGGGAATACTATACAATACCTAAAGGCGCAAAGCCAGATACAGATTTTACGGCTGAGCTTTTTGATCGGTTTGAGTTTTCGCTGAAAAAGCCGGCTCCCGCGCTTTGCCACTAAGTTAGCAACCGTTGCTTTGTTGTTCTCCATGCGGTTCGATCAAATTAAAAAAGGGGCTGTCGTTGCAACCCCTTTCAGTCATTAATTCTGTTCTCAACTTATTAATCTAACCCACCACGACGAGTCGGGCTTCTTGGTGTTGGCCATTCTGCTTTTTCCCCTGTCCGCGGATCGATATGAAGTTTGATTTTGTCCCGAGAAGTTCTTTCAGGGTCTTCACTCGCCATATAGGTTAAAATTGCGGTAAGAATGGCATTGCTTCTTACATCGTCGAATACCACTTTGTCATAGGTGTCTACATTCGTATGCCATGTATACCGGCCATAATCCCAACTAAGTGAGCTTAGGCTGAATGCCGGCGCGCCAGCGGCAACAAAGGAAGCATAGTCTGAACCGCCCCTGCCTGGTGAGCCTGGGAAAGATGTTTCAATATGTTGGGTGATTTCTTTTGGAACCGCAGATAGCCACCGTCCTACATAATCATATGAGTGAAGAAAGCCTTGGCCGGATATGTTGACAACACGTCCGGTTCCGTTGTCCTGATTGAATAGAGCTTGGATATTCTTTACAATATCAGGATGATCCTCTACATAGGCTCTCGACCCATTTAAACCTTGCTCTTCACCGCCCCATAGGCCGACGATGATGGTTCTTTTTGGATTTGGGTAAACCTTCTTTAAAATGCGCGCAGCCTCCATCATAACAAGAGTGCCCGTTCCATTGTCCGTTGCGCCGGAGCCACCATCCCATGAGTCGAAATGAGCAGATAGAATGATGTATTCTTCTGGTTTTTCGGTACCCTTGATTTCGGCAATGGTGTTAAAGGTGGGTTGTACTCCTGTTTCCTTTGATATGGCAGTCACCTTAATTTGCGGTTTATCTCCATGTTCTACCATACGGAATAACAGACCATAATCTTCTAATGACAAGTCTATCGTTGGGATTTTCTTAGTATAGGCTCCGAATATTTTGTTCGCGCCAAAACCTCTAGACCAGTTTGACATAACAATACCTGCAGCACCAGCTTCTTCTAAAGCTGCTGGAAGGGTCCGAGAATTATAGCCTGTATTACTCAGTCGCTCATACCATGCCTCTTGTAACTTTTCACGCTCGCTCTTCATCTTTTCAAAAGAATCTTCGGTAGCAAACTCCTCCCAGTTATCATCTGGCCGACCCGTAGGTTGAACCATTGATATCATCACGAATTTGCCTTTGACACTTTTGATAGCATTTTGGAAAGCAATCGAGTCGTCTGCTAAAGGAAGGATCACCACTTCAGCTGTAATGCCCTTACTAGGGGTCGATGGGCTCCATGCTAATTGTGTACCAGTGAGTGTTTTTACTCTGGGCTCTACCAAATCGATATGGGTGATGCCGCGTTCCCAGCCTCTCCATTCTCCCCATTTTTGATTTTCGGCATCAATTCCCCATGAATTGAACTTATTTACCGCCCAATCGTGCGCTGTCTGCATTCCTGGTGATCCTACTAACCGAGGGCCGATCTTATCCAGCAATTCATAACCTAATTGTTCAAGTTGTGAGTTGTTATTGGCTTCATCGATAATCGCTTCAACAATTGGGTTCTTGGGAGCTTCAGCTCGTTGACCTGGTTGAGCAAAGCTTTGTTTTACTGAAAAAATGAGAAAAAAGATGAATAAGTTGATCGCCCATTTTCTCATCTTAATGGTTTTGTAAAGGTGTCTCATGTTGTATCGTTAAAGGTTAAGAAAAAAATAGAGCTTAAAACTACAAAACATATTGCTATTAGAAGAAAAAGAATCGGTTCTTGACATGCTTTCTGTTTATCGTAACATATTATTTTATGTATTTTTGCACCCTTATCGAAAAATAACGAACAGATGTTGAGTCGCGAAGTAAAGAAAAGAAGAACCTTTGGTATCATCAGTCACCCAGATGCGGGTAAAACTACCTTGACAGAAAAACTCCTCTTATTCGGAGGGGCAATTCAAAAAGCAGGTACGGTAAAACGGAATAAAGCGGAGAAGACTGCTACTTCTGACTTTATGGAAATTGAGAAACAGCGTGGTATCTCAGTCGCGACATCAGTAATGGGTTTTGAATATTTGGATCATAAAATAAATATTCTGGATACCCCCGGACACAAGG from Pedobacter indicus carries:
- a CDS encoding metallophosphoesterase family protein; the encoded protein is MITLENKTLNKVRTPIALKGTFADAVKFMPLPKPTGEAPFRLDINEVMNTSNTSIDQEMSFHVVGDSGSAKDLSFQRLLAQQLIKQSRDMDVKSRPQFLYHLGDIVYDHGEAHEYAAQFFQPFENYPGPIFSIPGNHDAEINPLCETPYESLDAYLQVFCSEEPAYIPFSNGSSRKSMIQPNVYWTLNTPLATIIGLYGNVAKFGVIKPDQRAWFIQELKNVADEKGERALIVCVHQSPFSADTNHGSSLAMIDFLEEAYWEAGVRPDLVLSGHVHNYQRFMKQYPDGDRVPYIVAGAGGYTILHDIATYENPNIEMDSDRFDGVVLKRYCTKQYGFLKLKIKKVDGVLRLVGEYYTIPKGAKPDTDFTAELFDRFEFSLKKPAPALCH
- a CDS encoding M20/M25/M40 family metallo-hydrolase, producing the protein MRHLYKTIKMRKWAINLFIFFLIFSVKQSFAQPGQRAEAPKNPIVEAIIDEANNNSQLEQLGYELLDKIGPRLVGSPGMQTAHDWAVNKFNSWGIDAENQKWGEWRGWERGITHIDLVEPRVKTLTGTQLAWSPSTPSKGITAEVVILPLADDSIAFQNAIKSVKGKFVMISMVQPTGRPDDNWEEFATEDSFEKMKSEREKLQEAWYERLSNTGYNSRTLPAALEEAGAAGIVMSNWSRGFGANKIFGAYTKKIPTIDLSLEDYGLLFRMVEHGDKPQIKVTAISKETGVQPTFNTIAEIKGTEKPEEYIILSAHFDSWDGGSGATDNGTGTLVMMEAARILKKVYPNPKRTIIVGLWGGEEQGLNGSRAYVEDHPDIVKNIQALFNQDNGTGRVVNISGQGFLHSYDYVGRWLSAVPKEITQHIETSFPGSPGRGGSDYASFVAAGAPAFSLSSLSWDYGRYTWHTNVDTYDKVVFDDVRSNAILTAILTYMASEDPERTSRDKIKLHIDPRTGEKAEWPTPRSPTRRGGLD